Proteins encoded in a region of the bacterium genome:
- a CDS encoding iron ABC transporter permease → MQTVVRNRLADPFILGVSSGASVGAVTILLFSVFSFAGIYAVSFGAFLGSLVAFVFVYLLAYIHGRVETMRLILAGLGVSYFCSGITSFIILTSHNQQLARSVLAWLLGSLSGARWIEVSLLTTVMLAAIIYLLLQSRALNALSLGEESATILGVNTQRFRRELFVVISLAAGVIVAVSGTIAFVGLMIPHAVRLIVGSDHRLVLPVSLLIGAIFLIWIDLFARILFHPVELPVGVITSALGGPFFLWLLSTPIGLKRRETHI, encoded by the coding sequence AGTCGTTCGGAATCGTCTTGCCGACCCTTTCATCCTGGGCGTTTCATCGGGTGCATCGGTAGGTGCGGTGACAATTCTTTTATTTAGCGTATTCAGTTTTGCAGGAATTTATGCGGTTTCCTTCGGCGCATTTTTAGGCTCGCTCGTGGCTTTTGTTTTTGTATATCTCCTTGCATATATACACGGGCGGGTAGAGACAATGCGATTGATCCTGGCGGGACTCGGTGTTTCGTACTTTTGTTCAGGAATCACCAGCTTCATCATTTTGACTTCTCACAATCAACAGTTGGCTCGTTCTGTTTTGGCATGGCTGCTTGGAAGCCTTTCAGGTGCACGATGGATTGAAGTGAGTTTGCTCACTACTGTCATGCTTGCCGCAATAATATATCTGCTTCTACAATCGCGTGCTCTAAATGCCTTGAGTCTCGGTGAAGAATCCGCAACTATTCTGGGTGTCAATACTCAACGTTTCCGCCGTGAACTATTCGTTGTAATCTCTCTTGCGGCGGGTGTAATTGTTGCTGTGAGTGGTACGATCGCTTTTGTTGGATTGATGATTCCACACGCAGTGCGACTTATTGTTGGAAGCGATCACAGACTTGTGTTGCCGGTTTCACTACTCATCGGCGCCATCTTTTTAATTTGGATCGATCTGTTCGCGCGTATTCTCTTTCATCCGGTAGAACTCCCTGTTGGTGTCATTACATCCGCACTCGGCGGTCCATTCTTCTTATGGTTGCTGAGTACTCCGATAGGATTGAAAAGGCGCGAAACGCATATCTAA